The DNA sequence GTCGGCTCGTCGCCCGTGGCGGCGTCCAGCAGTTCGCGCGTCGGCAGATCGCCCCAGAGCGCGTCACGGAACCCGGTTCCGATGCGCCGTCCGTCCGACAGCACGGGCGCGTCGGCCATGATCCGCGCCGCGTGAGCCGCGGATTCGGCGTGTCCGAGCGCCTGGCGCTGCGCGACCAGGGCCCACTGAGTGACGTGGACGTGGTGGTCCCACAGCCCCGCGATCAGCCAGGCGCCGTCGGCGTCGAGCACGTCACCGCGAGGACGCAGGACGCCGGCCGGAGCGATGTCGATGATCCGGCCGTCCGCGACGAACACATCCACCGGGCCGTCGACCGGCAGGAACTCCCGGCCGGCTCCGGATACCCGGGCGCGGGTGATCGTCCCGACCGTCTGTCCGATCGCCGGCGCGCTCACGGGCGCACCCGCGCTTCCTGCGCGCGACGCATCTCGGCCGCGAGGGCGGGGTTGGCGAACGGACCATCCGCGTTGAGCTCGGCGATCACCGTCTCGACGACCTCGGCGGGCTTGTTCTGACTGAGCTTGCGCTTCGCGACGACCCGCGCGGGAGTGAGCCGGAATCCCACGGTGCCCCGTTCGAGCCGGTCGATGTACGAGGGATCGTTCGGCGGCGCCCACATGAGCCGGGGGTCCGGCATCCGCTCTTCGAAGTGGGCGACGAGATGCTCCAGCACACGAAGATTCTCCTCGGCGGAGAGGAGTTCGGGGACCCCGGCGAGGTGCGCCGAGATGAAGTTCCATGTGGGCACGGCGGCGACGTCGCCGTACCACCCCGGTGAGATGTAGCCGTGGGGTCCCTGTACGACGACGAGCAGTTCCTGCTCTCCCAGCGCATGGATGAGGTCGTCGGGCTTTCCGACGTGCCCGAGGATCGTGAGGTCGTCGCGTTCCGGGTCGAGCACGACGGCGTAGTGGGACGCCACGAGGCCTTCCGGTGTGGAGCTCACGAGCGTGACCCACGGGTTCCGTTCGATCAGAAGGCGCAGCTCCGCGACATCGGCCAGGGCGAAACTCGGGTTCTGACGCATCCCCTCAGCCTAGGCAGTTCACGCCTGGCACCGCGGGCACCAGTAGAGCTTTCGGGCCGCCATCTCCTCCACGACGATCGCCGTGCCGCACACCCGGCACGGCAGTCCCGCCCGGTGGTACACCCAATGCCGGTCATCGCGATGGGCCATCGCCGCGCGATAGGCATCGGGGTCGAGATCGTCCATCGTCATCATCTGGCCGGTCTCGACGCCGATCGCGAGCAGCCGCACCCAGTCGCGCCACAGCTCCCGGACGACCTCTTCGCGGACGTCACGCCCGGGCGTGTGCGGATTCTGACGCGCGCGGAACAGCAGCTCCGCCCGATAGACGTTGCCGATGCCGCTCACGACGGACTGGTCCATCAGCAACTGACCGATCGAGGTCGGCTTGCGGCGTACCACCTCGGTGAAGCGCTCCTCCCCTTCGGCCACGTCGTCCACGAGCGGATCGGGTCCGAGCCGGGCGATCGTCGCGGCGACCTCGCCGGGGGTCTGCAGTTCGCACGCCGTCGGGCCGCGCAGGTCTGCGCACGTGATCTCGGTCAGCAGACGCAACCGCACCTGCCCGACCACGTGCGGGGGCCACTGGTCCGCCTCATCCTGCAGGCCCGTCGTCTGCTCGGACATGCGCACGTGGACGCGGGCGCGCCGAGGTGCGCCGATCGACGTGAGAGAGTTCTCTCCCGCGTCGTCCAGGATCGGGACCTCGAGTGCGGTCCCGCGCTGATTCGTCTGGCCCATGCGCCCGTTGGCCGAGGCGATCGTGGGATCGACCAGCACCTCACCGGCGAAGTCCCAGGCGCCGTACATCCCGAGATGGACCCGCAGCCAGAGATCGTCGTCGAACGCGAGGAACATCTGCTTGCCGACCGCGCGCACCTGCGTCGCCGTGCGCCCGGAGATCACGCTCGCGCCCTCCGCGAATCGTCCCTGCGGACTGGATGCCGCCACTTCGCGACCGACGAAGTTACGGTCGAACTGACGGGCGATGCGATGGACGGAATGCCCCTCCGGCATCAGCCGGCTTCGGGGTCGAACGAGCTGTCGTCGGCAGCGAGGACGTCGGGTGTCCCGGCAGCGGCGCGCGGATCGGGCTCGAGCGATCCGTCCGTCTCGAACGCCGCGATCTGCGCGATGCGGCGCGAGTGCCGCTCCTCCCCCGAGAACGGCGTGGCGATGAAGAGATCGATGAAGGACGCGGCCTCCTCGAACGTGTGCTGGCGGGCGCCGATCGCGATCACATTCGCATCGTTGTGCTCGCGTGCGAGTTCGGCGGTCGCGATGCTCCACGCCAGAGCCGCCCGGATGCCGCGCACCTTGTTCGCAGCGATCTGCTCGCCGTTCCCGGAGCCGCCGAAGACGACGCCGAGCGCCTCGATGCCCGCCTCCTGATCGCGCACGACCGCCTGGGCGGCACGGATGCAGAACGCGGGGTAGTCATCCAGCGGCTCGTACTCGAGAGGACCGTGGTCGACGACCTCGTGGCCCTGTCCGGCGAGGTGATGCTGCAGCTGGGTGGAGAACTCGAGGCCGGCGTGGTCGGTCGCGATGTGGATGCGCATGGCCTTCATTCTAGGGAGGCGCCAGGTGACCCGGTCGACGGCTTCGATCCACCGATATGATGGTTTTATCATGTCGTTAACCCTTGATCAGCGTCCGCTCTACGAGGTCAAAGCCGGGCTGTTCAAGGGGCTGTCGCATCCGCTGCGCATCCGCATCCTCGAGCTTCTGTCGCTGAGTCCGGAAAGATCCGTCGCGCAGCTCCAGACCGAGACGGGTCTGGAGGCGTCCCACCTGTCGCAGCATCTGTCGGTGCTGCGACGTCATCGCCTCGTCCTCTCGGAGCGCCGGGCGAGCAGCGTCTACTACCGGCTCGCCTACCCAGAGGTGGCGGAACTGCTGACGATCGCCCGCCGCCTGCTGCTGCTCATGGTGACCGCCGACGGCGAACGCATCGCCGACGCAGCCTCCTTGCCCGCGCTCGGACCGACGGAGTGACCCGGGCCGGGCAGTACCTGCGCGCCCTCCTGCCCGCGCGGGGCGACTATCAGGCAGTGCGCCGAACCTGGCGTGGGGACCTGCTCGCCGGTCTCACCGTCGGCATCGTCGCGCTGCCGCTGGCCCTCGGGTTCGGCATCGCCTCCGGCGCCGGCGCTGCCGCCGGCCTCATCACCGCGATCGTTGCCGGCGTCATCGCGGCGGTGTTCGGCGGATCCCACGTGCAGGTCTCGGGGCCGACCGGGGCGATGGTGGTCGTGCTGGCGCCCATCGTCGCCGCCCACGGCGTGGGTGCCGTCGCCATCGTGAGCGTGCTCGCCGGCATCATGGTGCTCATCGCCGGGGCCGCCAGACTCGGCCGCGCCGTGTCCTTCATTCCGTGGCCGGTGATCGAGGGGTTCACGCTCGGTATCGCCGTCATCATCTTCCTGCAGCAGATCCCCGCACTCACCGGCGCCGACGTCGACGGCATCCTGCATTCGAACGTGGTCGTGACCGCCCTGTCCTCGCTCGCCGGGGCCGACCCGCGCTATCTCGCGTGGTCGCTCGCCGCCGTCGCGGTGGTCGCTGCGTGCATGTCCCTGCTGCCCCTCTGGCATCACGCCATTCCGGGTTCGCTGGTGGGCATCGTCATCGTCACCGTGCTCGCGCTCATCCTTCCCTCGCCGCTCGCGGTGATCGGCGGGCTGCCGACGGGACTGCCCGCGCCCGGCCTGCCGACGTTCTCGATCGACACGCTGGCCCGGCTCCTGCTTCCCGCGGTCGCCGTCGCCGCCCTCGCCGCGATCGAGTCGCTGCTGTCCGCTCGGGTCGCGGCGTCGCTCGCCGACACCGGTCCGTATGACCCCGACCGCGAGCTGGTCGGACAGGGACTCGCCTCGATCGGCGCAGGCCTGTTCGGCGGCATCCCGGCCACCGGCGCGATCGCGCGGACCGCGGTGAACGTGCGCGCGGGCGCCAAGACCCGGCTCGCCGCGATCTTCCACGCCCTCGTCCTGCTGCTGGTCGTGCTCGTGGCGGCGGGACCGGTCGGCGCCATTCCGCTCGCCGCGCTCTCGGGTGTCCTCATGGTCACCGCCGTGCGGATGGTGCACCTGGCCACCGCCCGCTCGATCCTGCGCTCCACGCGCGCGGACGCGATCGCATACCTCCTCACGGCGGTCGTCACCGTCTCGGTGGACCTGATCGTCGCGGTCGTCATCGGGATGGCGGTGGCCGGCATCTTCGCGATCCGGGGACTGTCGCGTGCTACCGGGGTGCATCGCGAGCCCATCGACGGACCGGCCGAGCCGGGTGATGACCGGATCGCGGTCGTCCGGCTGGATGGCCCGCTGTTCTTCGCGGCGGCGGACCGCGTCCTGGCGACGGTCACGTCGCTGCACGGCGTGACGGTGGTCATCCTGCGCATGTCTCACCTCGAGCTGGTCGACGCGACCGGTGCGCACGTGCTCTCCGAGATCGTCCAGCAGCTGGAGCGCCGCGGCGTGACGGTCCTGATCAAGGGCGTGCGCGAAGGTCATGTGGAGCTGTTCAGGACCGTCGGTGTGCTCAGCTCCCTGCGCCACAGCAAGCACCTCTTCGCGGAGCTCGCACCGGCGGTCGCCCATGCCCGTAGCCACATCGTCCGCGCGCCGGTGCCGCCGGCGCCCGATGACGACACCGGGTCCGCCGCGCGGGCCTGACGTAGGCTGGGGAGGTTGCCAGCGTCGGCCACCCGCCGGTCTCGCGATATCCGAACCCCCTACACGACCCCGTAGAACCTGGGAGTAGCAGTGCCTGGAGAGAACCTCACCCGCATCGAGGCGCAGGAGCGCCGCGCGATCGTCGACACCCACTCCTACGAGGTGGGACTCGATCTCACGAGGGGCGCCGAGATCTTCGGGTCGCGCACCGTCGTGCGATTCTCGGCCACGGAAGGCGCGGACACGTTCATCGATCTGATCGCCCGCGAGGTGCAGTCGATCACGCTCAACGGCCGCGACGTGCCGGTGAGCGCGTTCGCCGACTCGCGCATCGCGCTGGAGGGACTCCAGCGCGAGAACGAGCTCGTCGTGGAGGCCGACTGCCTCTACACGAACACCGGTGAGGGCCTGCACCGCTTCGTCGACCCGGTCGACGGCGAGGTGTACCTGTACTCGCAGTTCGAAGTGCCGGACTCCCGGCGCGTCTTCGCGGTCTTCGAGCAGCCCGACCTGAAGGCGACCTTCGCGTTCACCGTGACCGCTCCGGAGCCCTGGAAGGTCATCTCCAACTCGCCGACCCCCGAGCCGAAGAAGCACGGCGACGGCCGCGCGACGTGGGTCTTCGAACCGACGCCGCGGATCTCGTCGTACATCACGGCGATCGTCGCGGGACCCTACGAGGAGGTCCGCTCCGAGCTGACCAGTGCGTCAGGTCGCGTGATCCCGCTCGGCGTCTACGGCCGCAAGAGCCTCTGGCAGCACCTGGACGCCGACTACATCTTCGACAAGACGCGCGAAGGATTCGCGTACTACGAGGAGAAGTTCGACTACCCCTATCCGTTCGCGAAGTACGACCAGCTGTTCGTCCCCGAATTCAACGCCGGAGCGATGGAGAACGCCGGCGCGGTGACCTTCACCGAGACGTACGTCTTCCGCAGCAAGGTGACCGACGCCGTCAAGGAGCGCCGCGTCGTCACGATCCTGCACGAACTCGCCCACATGTGGTTCGGCGACCTGGTCACCATGAAGTGGTGGAACGGACTCTGGCTGAACGAGTCCTTCGCCGAGTGGGCCTCCACGATCGCGACGGCCGAGGCCACGGAGTGGACCGAGGCCTGGACGACGTTCAACGCGATGGAGAAGACCTGGGCGTACCGCCAGGATCAGCTTCCCTCGACCCACCCCGTCGTCGCCGAGATCAACGACCTCGAAGACGTGCAGGTGAACTTCGACGGGATCACGTACGCCAAGGGCGGATCGGTCCTCAAGCAGCTCGCCGCGTGGGTGGGCATCGAGCAGTTCTTCGCGGGCGTCGCCGCCTACTTCAAGAAGAACGAGTGGAGCAACACCGAGCTGTCCGACCTCCTGACCGAGCTCGAGACCACGAGCGGGCGGGAGCTCGGGACGTGGGCCAAGAAGTGGCTCGAGACGGCGGGGGTCAACACCCTCGCGCCAGTGATCTCCGAGGACGCCGACGGGGTGATCACGCGCTTCGCGATCACCCAGACCGCGCCCGCCGACTACCCGACGATCCGTCCGCACCGTCTGGGCGTGGGCTTCTACAACGTGACCGACGGCGCCCTCGAGCGCGTCCACCACGTCGAGCTCGACGTCGACGGCGACCTCACCGAGGTGCCGGAGCTCAAGGGACAGCGCCGGCCCGATCTCGTCCTGCTCAACGACGAAGATCTCGCGTACGCCAAGATCCGCCTGGACGAGCGGTCTCTGCGCACCGCGATCGAGCACCTCGGGGGCATCGCAGACCCTCTCGCTCGCTCGCTCGTGTGGGGCGCCGCGTGGGATCAGACCCGGGATGCCGAATCCTCGCCGTCGGACTACGTCGACCTCGTGCTGCGCAACATCGGACGCGAGACGGAGTCGACCACCGTCCGCACCACGCTCGCCCAGCTGCAGCTGGCGGCGAACTCGTACGTCGCGCCGGAGAAGCGCGAGTCCACGCGCGCGAAGGTCGCGGACGGGCTCTGGCAGCTCGCCGAAGGGGCCGAGGCCGGAAGCGACAGCCAGCTCCAGTTCGTGACCGCCTTCGCGACGGCGGCCTCCACTCCCGCGCACTGGGACACCGTGCAGGCACTTCGCGACGGTTCGCAGACCCTGCCGGGACTGGAGATCGACACCGACCTGGCGTGGCAGCTGCTGATCTCACTGGCAGCAGGCGGCCGGGCTGATGCCGCCGCGATCGATGAGGCGCTGGCCGATGACAACACCGCCAAGGGCGGCGAGTTCGCCGCGCAGGCGAAGGCCTCGATCCCGTCCGCGGAGGCCAAGCGCGCCGCGTGGGACTCGCTGATCGCGAAGGACGACAAGCCCAACACGATCGTGCGCTCCACGGCACTCGGCTTCCAGCATCCGGCCGGCGTCGAACAGCTGCGCGACTTCGTGGCGTCCTACTTCGACATGCTGCTGCCGATCTGGAACTCGCGCTCGTACCAGATCGCGCAGTACATCATCGTCGGGCTGTACCCGGCTCCTCTGGCGAACCGCGAGCTGCAGGACGCCACGCGCGCGTGGCTGCGCGCCAACCCGGACGCCGCGCCGGCACTCCGCCGCCTCGTGGATGAGAACCTCGCCGGTGTCGAGCGGGCTCTTGCGGTCCAGGACCGCGACGCCTCGTAATCGATCGACCGTCATCGGATGCCTCGGCGCCGCATTCAGCGGGCGCCGAGGCATCCGTCGTTAGGCTGGATCCGATGATCTCGATCTGGACGGAAACCGGCCCTGCCCTCATCGATCCCGCCTTCTGGGCGCCGATCGGAGTGTTCTTCCTCGAAGCCGGAATGAATCTGCTGCGCGTGCTCGGCATCCTCATCGGCGCCCTCGTCGTCGGGTGGATCCTTCGATTGGTCATTCGCCGCGTCGTCAACCGGATCGTCAACGGAGCGAAGGACAAGGCGAACGTCGACGACACCCAGGCGCTCGAGCGGTCCCCGCTCGCGTCGATCCGGCTCGTTCAGCGCACGCGGACGCTCGGGTCGATCCTGCAGAACGTCGTGAACGTGGCGATCGTCATCGTCACGATGCTGTTGATCGTCACTCTGCTCGCCCCGGATGCGCTGGGTTCCCTCACGCTCCTCACCGCGGCGGTGGGCGCCGGTCTGGGATTCGGCGCGCAGAACATCGTCAAGGACGTCCTGAACGGAATCTTCATCGTCGCGGAGGATCAGGTCGGCATCGGCGACGTCGTGGATCTGGGGCTCGCGACCGGGATCGTCGAGTACGTCAGCGTCCGGATCACCACCGTCCGCGACGTCAACGGCACGCTCTGGTACGTCCGCAACGGCGAGATCACCCGCATCGGCAACATGTCGATGGGCTGGTCCCGGGTCATCGTCGATCTGGCTCTGCCGGTGGACACCGACGTCGACGAGGTCGAAGCCGCCATGATGGAGACGATGAAGGAGCTCGCGAAAGATCCGAAGTGGCGGACGCGCATCATCGAGAAGCCCGAAGTCTGGGGCCTCGAGTCGATCTCGGGAGACGCACTCGTCATCCGCCTCGTGATGAAGACGCGAACCAACGCGAAGGACGACGTCGCCCGAGAACTGCGGATGCGGGTCATGAAGGCCATCGACACGATGGGGCTCACCCTTCCGCAGCTCAACTCGATCGTGCTCACCGGCCCCGAGGGTGCGCAGCGGGTGCGCGGCGCGAACCCGCCCCGGACGAAGCCCACGACGGCCGTCACGGCGCCCCCGCCGCCCGAGCGCCCCATCTGGCGGCCCAAGCGCACGCCGAAGTCCCCTCCGGAGAACCCCGAGGGCTCGGCGTGACGCTCTCGTTCTACGACGAAGTCGGAGGACACGAGACCTTCGCGAGGCTCGTGAACGCGTTCTACCGCGGTGTCGCGACCGACGATGTGCTGCGTCAGATGTACCCCGAGGAGGATCTCGGACCGGCGGCGGAGCGATTGACGCTGTTCCTCGAGCAGTACTGGGGCGGACCCACGACCTACAGCGCGCAGCGCGGACATCCTCGTCTGCGCATGCGGCACGCCGCGTTCCACGTCAATCCCGACGCCCGCGACCGCTGGCTCCAGCACATGCGCGCCGCCGTCGACGAGCTCGACCTCCCACCGCTGCAGGAGGCGACACTGTGGGACTACCTGCAGCGCGCCGCATTCGCGATGGTGAACACGTTCGAACCCACGCCCTGACCGTCCGTCGACGAAGGAGTCGCCCATGTCCTCAGGTACGCACCACACCACGGATCTCCTCGTGATCGGATGGGGGCTCGCCGGTCTCGTCGCCGCCTCCGAGGCCGTCGCGGCGGGGCGGACGGTCACGATCGTCGACCAGGAGCCGCGGACGAACCTCGGCGGCCAGGCGTGGTGGTCGTTCGGCGGTCTGTTCTTCATCGACTCCCCCGAGCAGCGCCGCATGGGAATCCGGGACTCGATCGATCTCGCCCGCCAGGACTGGTTCGCCACTGCGGGGTTCGACCGCGAGGAGGACGCGTGGCCGCGGCGCTGGGCCGAGGCCTACCTTCACTTCGCCCACGAGGAGAAGCGCTCATGGCTGCGCCAGAAGGGCGTCGGCTTCTTCCCGGTCGTGGGCTGGGCCGAGCGCGGCGGATACACCGCGACCGGCCCGGGCAACTCCGTCCCGCGCTTTCACATCACGTGGGGAACGGGGCCGGGGATCGTGGCGCCCTTCGTCGCCGCGGTCGAGGAGGCGGAGACCCGGGGAACGCTGACGATCCTGCCGCGCCACCGCGTGACGGCGCTCAGCTCCGCGGACGGGCGAGTCATCGGGGCCACCGGCGACGTGCTCGCCCCGTCCGGTGCCGTCCGGGGCGCGGCGTCCGCCCGCGAACCGATCGGGCAGTTCGAGGTCACTGCGGGCGCGACGATCGTCTCATCGGGTGGTATCGGCGGCAATCACGACCTCGTCCGTCGTCAGTGGCCCGCTCGGCTGGGCGAGCCTCCTGCGTCGATGATCGCGGGGGTTCCCGAGTATGTCGACGGTTCCATGCTGGCCCTCGGCGAGAATGCCGGCGCCAGACTCATCAACGGCGACCGCATGTGGCACTACGTCGAGGGCGTCCGCAACTGGGATCCGGTGTGGCCGCAGCACGGCATCCGCATCCTGCCGGGTCCGTCGTCGGTGTGGCTCGATGCGACCGGCCGACGCCTTCCCGTCCCCCTGTTCCCCGGATTCGACACGCTCGGCACCTTGGAGCACCTGCGCACCACCGGGTACGACCATTCCTGGTTCGTGCTGTCGCGGCAGATCATCGAGAAGGAGTTCACCCTCTCCGGCAGCGAGCAGAACCCCGACCTCACCGGACGCGACATCCCGCTCCTGGTGAAGTCACGACTGGGCAGAGGGGCTGCAGCACCCGTTCAGGCCTTCATGGACAACGGAGAGGACTTCATCGTCCGTGATGACCTGCATGACCTCATCACTGCGATGCGCGCCGCACCGGGAGGGGACGCGTTGGACGCCGATCGGGTTCGCCTCGAGATCGAGGCACGCGACCGTGAGATCGACAACGACTTCACGAAGGACGCGCAGATCGCGATGCTGCGCTCCGCCCGCGCCTACCGCGGCGACCGGCTCGTGCGCACCGCCGACCCGCACCGGATCCTCGACCCCAAGGCCGGACCTCTCATCGCGGTCAAGCTCCACATCGTCACCCGGAAGTCGCTCGGCGGCATCGAGACGGACCTGGACGGGCGGGCGCTGGGCGTCGACGGCCGGCCGGTCCCCGGGCTCTACGCCGCCGGTGAGGCGAGCGGGTTCGGCGGCGGGGGCGTGCATGGGTACCGCGCGCTCGAGGGGACGTTCCTCGGCGGGTGCCTGTTCTCGGGCCGAGCGGCAGGACGTGCGGCAGCGACTGCGGTCTAAACGACCGGCGCGCCGGTCGACCGCACGGCGGTGAGGCCGGTGCGTGCCGGTCCCCTCACCACGACGTGTCCGCGAACGAGGGACAGCCTCGTCCAGGCCCCTGCTTCGCGCACGGCCGCTTGTTCCTCGCCGACGATGAAGCCCAGCACGAAGGCGGCGAAGGCCGCGCCGAGCGGTATCCCCCCCAAGGCCTCGTCCGGGGCGCCCCAGACGGCCGCGCGCACCGCGCGGACGGCATCCTCCCCCGAATCCTGCGGCAGCGCCTCGGCGACTGCGGCGATCCCCCACTGGGCGCGGGAGGCGAGGACGGATGCCGGCACCTCGGCGATCTCCGTCCACCCGGCTCGCGGCGGGGTGACACCCGCCCAGGACGGTGACAGCGCCGTGTCGGGAAGGACGAGGTGTGCCGCATCGTCATCCGCGGGCTGCAGACTCCCCGCCGACACCACCAGATCGCACACGAGCTCGGGGTCCACCGGCAGCGCGCGCATCGCCAGCACCGTGGGGGTCGCATCGAACAGCCCTCTCGGAGCGAGCGGAGCCGCCGTCATCAGGAGCGTGCCGCCCGAAGCCTGCAGGCGCACGGCTTCATCGCCGAGGCGTGCCGTCCGGCCCGCGAAAGTCAGGGCGTCCGCGGCCGCCGCGGCGTCCGTGAAGATCAGGCGCGACGACATCCGCCTAAGCTACAACACTGTGATCGACGCCCCGCACACCACCCCCGCCGCCGACGACTACTCCCCCGATCCCGACCCGGTCGCCTCGATGCTCGCGGTGCTGGATCTGTCGCAGTCCGGTGCGCGCACGACCGAGGACATCTTCACCGGGGTGTCCCAGTCGATGCCTCTCGGGCGTGTGTACGGCGGCCAGGTGCTCGCCCAATCCATCGTCGCCGCGGAGCGGACGATCCCGGACGGAAGATCCGTGCATTCGATGCACGGATACTTCCTGCGCCCCGGCGACGCATCCCAGGGCATCACATTCTCCGTCGACCGCATCCACGACGGCCGTTCGTTCTCCACACGTCGCACCCAGGCGTTCCAGCAGGGCGTGCCGATCTTCTCCATGATCGCTTCCTTCCAGGACGAGGACCCCGGGATCGAGCACCAGGCGGAGATGCCGGCAGGGCTCCCCGCTCCCGAGGACCTACCCGACCTGGAGGACCACCTCGCCGGCCTCCACCCGGTCTCCAAGAGACTGTTCACCGACCGGCCGCTTGATCTTCGTCACGTGCCCTCGCCGATCTATCTGTCGGTGCAGGGCGAGCGCGTGCCCCGGCAGGCCGTCTGGATGCGCACGCGGCGCGAGATCCCCGACGACCCGGCGACGCACCGCGCGGCACTCGCCTACCTCAGCGACATGACGATCCAGGAGTCGATCCTGCGCGCACACGGCGTGGCGTGGGCGACGCCCGGGCTCAAGGTCGCGAGTCTCGATCACGCGATGTGGTGGCACCGTCCCGGTCGCGTGGACGAATGGATGCTCTACGTTCAGGAGTCCCCGAACGCTCGCGGCGGACGAGGATTGGCGACAGGGCGGATCTTCAGCCGCGACGGCGTTCTCGTGGCCAGCGTCGCGCAGGAGATCATGATCCGGCTCCCCGAGGCGCCGCGCGAGTGAGGACCTTCAGCGCCGGTGGGCGTACTCCACCGGCGCGCCGAGGAACGGTTCCCACGCGGAGCGCTGTTCGTCGGTGAGGCGAACCGGTCTTCCGGTGGTCGCATCCACCATGACGACGACGGCCGATGCACGCGCGTACAGCTCTTGCGTCGCACCGGAGGCAGGGCTGAAGACCTCGTAGCAGACTTCGATGCTCGAGCCGCCGATCTTGCCGAACCACAGCTGAGCGTCGAGCGGGTTCCTCTGGTACGGCACGGGGCGGAGGTACTCGATCTCCTGCCGGGCGATGAGCGTCAGCGTGCCGGCGTCGATGCCGGAGTCGAGCACGGCCGTCGGCGGCGCGGCCTCGTCCGCTCCGGGTCGCCAGAAGGCGCGCACGCGCACCTCTTCGAGGAGCTTGAGCATCGAGGCGTTGTTGACGTGATTGAAGGCGTCCAGATCACCCCACCGCAAGTGGATGGGGATGTGGAGTCGGCGACCGTCCGCGGTCGCCGACACCACGAACTCCTCGTCAGTCACGCGTGAGCTTGCGGTACGTGGAGCGATGCGGGTTGGCCGCGTCCGCGCCGAGACGCTCGATCTTGTTCTCCTCGTACGCCTCGAAGTTGCCCTCGAACCAATACCAGTTGTCGGGGTCGTCGGCGGTGCCCTCGTACGCCAGGATGTGCGTGGCGATGCGGTCGAGGAACCACCGGTCGTGAGTGATGACGACCGCGCATCCGGGGAACTCGAGCAGCGCGTTCTCCAGGCTGCCGAGCGTCTCGACGTCCAGGTCGTTGGTGGGCTCGTCCAGGAGGAGGAGGTTTCCGCCCTGCTTGAGGGTGAGGGCGAGGTTCAGCCTGTTGCGCTCACCACCGGAGAGGACGCCCGCCTTCTTCTGCTGGTCGGGACCCTTGAAGCCGAACTGCGAGACGTACGCGCGGGACGGGATCTCGACCTTGCCGACCTGGATCCAGTCCAGACCGTCGCTGACGACCTCCCACAGGGTCTTGTTCGGGTCGATCCCGCCGCGACTCTGGTCGACGTACGAGATGTCGACGGTCTCACCGACCTTCAGCTCGCCGCCGTCGAGCGGTTCGAGACCCACGATCGTCTTGAAGAGCGTCGTCTTGCCGACGCCGTTCGGGCCGATGATGCCGACGATGCCGTTGCGCGGGAGGCTGAAGCTCAGCCCGTCGATCAGGCTGCGGCCGTCGAAGCCCTTCTGGAGCTTCTTGGCCTCGAGCACCACCTGTCCCAGCCGCGGACCCGGCGGGATGACGATCTCGTCGAAGTCCAGCTTCCTGGTGCGATCCGCCTCTGCGGCCATCTCCTCGTAGCGGGCCAGGCGCGACTTCGACTTCGTCTGACGGCCCTTCGCGTTGCTGCGCACCCACTCGAGCTCGCTCGCAAGACGCTTGGCGAGCTTGGCGTCCTTCTTGCCCTGAACCTGGAGACGCTCCTGCTTCTTCTCCAGGTAGGTCGAGTAGTTGCCCTCGTACGG is a window from the Microbacterium lacus genome containing:
- a CDS encoding FAD-binding dehydrogenase, translating into MSSGTHHTTDLLVIGWGLAGLVAASEAVAAGRTVTIVDQEPRTNLGGQAWWSFGGLFFIDSPEQRRMGIRDSIDLARQDWFATAGFDREEDAWPRRWAEAYLHFAHEEKRSWLRQKGVGFFPVVGWAERGGYTATGPGNSVPRFHITWGTGPGIVAPFVAAVEEAETRGTLTILPRHRVTALSSADGRVIGATGDVLAPSGAVRGAASAREPIGQFEVTAGATIVSSGGIGGNHDLVRRQWPARLGEPPASMIAGVPEYVDGSMLALGENAGARLINGDRMWHYVEGVRNWDPVWPQHGIRILPGPSSVWLDATGRRLPVPLFPGFDTLGTLEHLRTTGYDHSWFVLSRQIIEKEFTLSGSEQNPDLTGRDIPLLVKSRLGRGAAAPVQAFMDNGEDFIVRDDLHDLITAMRAAPGGDALDADRVRLEIEARDREIDNDFTKDAQIAMLRSARAYRGDRLVRTADPHRILDPKAGPLIAVKLHIVTRKSLGGIETDLDGRALGVDGRPVPGLYAAGEASGFGGGGVHGYRALEGTFLGGCLFSGRAAGRAAATAV
- the pepN gene encoding aminopeptidase N, with translation MPGENLTRIEAQERRAIVDTHSYEVGLDLTRGAEIFGSRTVVRFSATEGADTFIDLIAREVQSITLNGRDVPVSAFADSRIALEGLQRENELVVEADCLYTNTGEGLHRFVDPVDGEVYLYSQFEVPDSRRVFAVFEQPDLKATFAFTVTAPEPWKVISNSPTPEPKKHGDGRATWVFEPTPRISSYITAIVAGPYEEVRSELTSASGRVIPLGVYGRKSLWQHLDADYIFDKTREGFAYYEEKFDYPYPFAKYDQLFVPEFNAGAMENAGAVTFTETYVFRSKVTDAVKERRVVTILHELAHMWFGDLVTMKWWNGLWLNESFAEWASTIATAEATEWTEAWTTFNAMEKTWAYRQDQLPSTHPVVAEINDLEDVQVNFDGITYAKGGSVLKQLAAWVGIEQFFAGVAAYFKKNEWSNTELSDLLTELETTSGRELGTWAKKWLETAGVNTLAPVISEDADGVITRFAITQTAPADYPTIRPHRLGVGFYNVTDGALERVHHVELDVDGDLTEVPELKGQRRPDLVLLNDEDLAYAKIRLDERSLRTAIEHLGGIADPLARSLVWGAAWDQTRDAESSPSDYVDLVLRNIGRETESTTVRTTLAQLQLAANSYVAPEKRESTRAKVADGLWQLAEGAEAGSDSQLQFVTAFATAASTPAHWDTVQALRDGSQTLPGLEIDTDLAWQLLISLAAGGRADAAAIDEALADDNTAKGGEFAAQAKASIPSAEAKRAAWDSLIAKDDKPNTIVRSTALGFQHPAGVEQLRDFVASYFDMLLPIWNSRSYQIAQYIIVGLYPAPLANRELQDATRAWLRANPDAAPALRRLVDENLAGVERALAVQDRDAS
- a CDS encoding globin encodes the protein MTLSFYDEVGGHETFARLVNAFYRGVATDDVLRQMYPEEDLGPAAERLTLFLEQYWGGPTTYSAQRGHPRLRMRHAAFHVNPDARDRWLQHMRAAVDELDLPPLQEATLWDYLQRAAFAMVNTFEPTP
- a CDS encoding mechanosensitive ion channel family protein, whose product is MISIWTETGPALIDPAFWAPIGVFFLEAGMNLLRVLGILIGALVVGWILRLVIRRVVNRIVNGAKDKANVDDTQALERSPLASIRLVQRTRTLGSILQNVVNVAIVIVTMLLIVTLLAPDALGSLTLLTAAVGAGLGFGAQNIVKDVLNGIFIVAEDQVGIGDVVDLGLATGIVEYVSVRITTVRDVNGTLWYVRNGEITRIGNMSMGWSRVIVDLALPVDTDVDEVEAAMMETMKELAKDPKWRTRIIEKPEVWGLESISGDALVIRLVMKTRTNAKDDVARELRMRVMKAIDTMGLTLPQLNSIVLTGPEGAQRVRGANPPRTKPTTAVTAPPPPERPIWRPKRTPKSPPENPEGSA
- a CDS encoding acyl-CoA thioesterase, producing the protein MLAVLDLSQSGARTTEDIFTGVSQSMPLGRVYGGQVLAQSIVAAERTIPDGRSVHSMHGYFLRPGDASQGITFSVDRIHDGRSFSTRRTQAFQQGVPIFSMIASFQDEDPGIEHQAEMPAGLPAPEDLPDLEDHLAGLHPVSKRLFTDRPLDLRHVPSPIYLSVQGERVPRQAVWMRTRREIPDDPATHRAALAYLSDMTIQESILRAHGVAWATPGLKVASLDHAMWWHRPGRVDEWMLYVQESPNARGGRGLATGRIFSRDGVLVASVAQEIMIRLPEAPRE